CACACAAACCAACACTTGGGTAATGAGTTGATTCAAATGAACTCTAAATGATGCAGAAAAATATGGACATAAACAATGTTTCACATTCAAAGTGAGTTCAATTCCAACCATTACAAattctaaaatagaaaatataatacaaaagcTCTAATACTATTCCAAGATCAAAGAAGAGAGTCCTCCCCTCTTAGACCTTggatttaatagaaaaaagaaaagggataaTAATTAACGGTCTGTTGCCAACTCATCAAAATTCCAGTCTCGAACAATGTCCCTTCTCACTGCACAACTCCGGACTAGCCGTGGAGTGCCTTCCATTCCCATGCTGCCTTGAATACAGGGCTGTGGGGTGACTTTGGATGAGGACCCTATTGAAGAAGCTGATCTTGGAGCTGGAAGAGCTTTCCTGGCTAAGCAGTTGGCTATGGCCAAACATCTCCCTTCATTGTCTGAACTTGAAACGGAATAACTCCTGAAGGAGTGTGATGGACTTTCGACGTTATGGCACACTAGACATGCTAGACTCATGATTAGTCTCCGAGGAGTCTAATAAAAATGACAGATACCCTTTCGCTTCAATGTAGATGACACTATCTAACAAAGAGTACTCAGTATCAGAATGATAAAATATGCATCGCATGAACTGTAAAGAAGGCAAAATTTAGACTACTTTGGCGATGCTAAAAAGCTAGGAAATTGTTTGCCAACTGCAGTTCAACATAACCTTTAGTAGAATCACAAGTAACTTAACAAACATGAAGTTGCTATGCTAATcattaatatcaattttaggCTCTTCCTATAATAGTGTTCACAAGAAAATGGTGAAATGATGGGCATAGTGAGTGCATGCATGACTAGAGTTAAAAGCAATCAATGCTATTGATATTCTGTGACTCTGGCCAACTCATTTATCTATCTCCCACAAAATCAATGCTTTTGACTTCCATTACAATGCTCAACAAATATCCAAGGATCTACCAAGAATACATCAAGTTGAAGATGATTGCTACACTATATACCtaaactttaatattattattttctatcattttcctttaaaaCTTCAGCCAAAACCTAAGCGTGAAGGCTACAACAACAATTTcaacattaattcaaaatccaaaactacatttttttttctgatagaAAGTTCAATCAAATGGGACAttcttcattttaaaattttcagacaaACCTGAAATACAATCAATCTTAAGGATTATTATAAACTTCTACTATTTATGTAggcatttatttcattaattcttAAGTTTGCAGCCGTATGCCAAGACACTTAGGTGGATCATTATCATGTGAAATCATTATcacataaagaataaaatataataaaaactctcTCTCATTAAGAGTAATATAAAGAATCACCTGCACCAGAAAAGATCATACGAGAACATAGCCAAAGACAGGAATAAATTTTGAGAGTCTTCCCACAGGGCAAGAAAAACTGGATTCTGAACTTTGACAACAGAGGTTCCATCAACAGTGAGAAATAATTTTGTGTCAAAATAACCAATCTATCCCTTATTAAAAAGTTGGGCTCACAGTTACAAGAATACTTTCTTCAGTGCGAGTTACAGAATAGATTAGCTACTCCTATCCTTATATCAACAAACAAGACATGAAATCTATATTTAAGAATAAGCTTAAACATGAAACACAAGAAATCCAGGAAACTCCAtttcaaataaactaaaatccTAGCTACATAATTCTCATTTCTTAAAAGAAACATCAAATGAAAGGGATATATCTTATTTACTCAAAGCCAAGCATCCTCATGACCTACTACCTCCATTTCCAAAACTTGAGAGTGCATACTATGTTAACAAACAAACTATCCCTCTTTGCTAAATATCTTGACAAGAATGAAGCAATATTTTTCCATTATACTAAGGTAATAAGTAATGAATACTCAGCATCGGACTTCAAATATAAGTGGTCtagattgaaaatttagaaGCAAGCCACCCACCTTGATATTTAACACATACTAACCTATTTAACGTAAATACTTCACATCCAGAAAATATAGGACAAACTCCTTGAAAGCTACAACATTCCAAGCTAAACTTCCCAGCTATATTTACGAGCAACGAAAAGTTCAACAAAAGCAATCTTTACAGATAGCAAGAAAAatgtaatcaataaaataaatagaaaaaaaagcaCTCCAAGGATGAATGTCagaaaatttgacaatttaacAGGCCTTAAGATCAAAAAACAAagacgatgatgatgacaacaatGCTAATCAactgttctttttctttctaaaactCAAATCCAACTCAATAACAGGGGCGTAATTTCTATACTTGAGATAAAAGATTCCACTTTTAATACATCTGGGtgttaaaatcaaattctcaaCCAACTAATCCTTAACATCGACTGAAACCTAATAAGCATTTCACCATTAAAACAAGAAACCCATCTCTCAAACTACTATTTTTCCGCAATTAAGCAAACGAACCAAAGCCAATGAGAATCATCAAAACCCAACAAAGCTTTCACTTCAAGAACTCAAATAACCCAACTCAATCACACAACCATACAAATCCTCACAAACCCACATGcaacaacaaacaaacaaaacaacccACATCAAATTCATAACAAAATGACACTGAGATCCATCGAAAACAAACCTTTTACTCTCGTGTGTTCGCCTCTGTAACTTATGTCAATGGGTTCGTTGATTGTTTCGGTTCCTGTGAAACTAAAAAGAGAAGGATCTAAGTGTCAACAGAAgcttatatatgtatgtacataTGTAATGTATGTAATGTGGGAGAAGAAGAGTGTAAAGGGGGATCAGAATCTGCAAACAAGGACTAGTAAGTGGTGGTCACACGCACGCGCAAAACTTGGAGTTCAGGTGGTTATTCGTATTCTAAATTGGGTTACGCTTTGAATTGGATTTGGATTTTCATGAGTGGTGATGGTGGGATTTTACCTACATTAACGGGTTGAAGAAATAAATTGGTGTTGGAGTTGGACATGGACTTGGCAGGTTACAAACTTACAGTCTAACAGTGAAACTGTAAACTATATTTTGGCCTTTTCGTTTGAAATAAGTTTTTagccatgttttttttttttttttaaatccatttTGAATGTTAACATGCTAAAGAGGATAGTTCAGTTTAATCGATGATCAGACCATTTTGCCaatgatcaaaataataacaaacaatttataatcataaaattggACCAATTGAATTGACCgtaatttataatcataaaattttgtttgacaAAATTGATCAATGGGATTTTGggttattatgtttttttttttttaatttcatttttctgttaaTAGGATCAAATCCGAGTTTTTACTTTATCTAATTGATTGAATTGTCCGATCTAATCCAATCTAACTTTTTAAAAGGTTTTTCAGTTACAGTTATTGAAAACCTACACTACACAGTTTAAGAAATTACAGTTATTGAGTTGATTATTGTATATGTCCAAATCCAATTTGTCTCCTTCATAATTAAACATTAgacatgtataaaattattttacagtTTGTCTAATTATCATTTACTCGTGTAAATTACTTAGTTTACCACGGTGgaagatacaaataaaaaagtatatagAGAGAAAATTCAGGGTTTGGAGACAGAAGCCAATACTCTCATCTCAGGAAAGATTTTAACAGAGTTGTTGTTGGTCTCCAAAATGGGAAAGGAAATCAACAAATTGTAAGAAAACTCAAGATCATGTCAGAATAAAATGGTACCcacaattttcttaaaataaaaaacatttagtaaaaaaaatatatacacacaaaatatattaaaagatataatCAGACATGAATTTAtgcttattttataaataaatatgtgtttacttttcaaactttaattgaattattttgtgTATTTGACAAATTGGGTTGCCCAAGTGACCATATCCAATTACCCAACTTGTATGACCACTTCGAAGAAAGTGGTTGAAAACAACTTAGGGTGCATCCTGTTATAGGGCTCAAACAAACCTCTTAATATCCTGTGAAGAGGATCAGCCAAATATCAGAGTCAAAGAATCTCCATTATCTCCAATAGTGCGCCTTCTACCCTACCAAGCGACTTTAAGGCACCATCCATAGTCACGTTTGATAGAACAAGACATGATCACTTGGATGGTTTTAATGACATCATGGAGGTCCACCAAGTCTATGAGCTAGATAGATGCCACTGTTTAACAGCTACACTCATTAGAGGAGCCAAAAGACAGAAGCTACCTATTGGTTCCAtcacattttaaaaacaattatgtGTGCAATCCCTCTAATAGTTCTAGGTGACCAGGAGGTTCTCCATGCCAGTAAGTCATCTGGGAAACATGAGAAAAGAACAAGATGAAACCTTAAAATCCTATCTGGAGCGCTTCAATGTTGAGCTCCCCAAAGTGGCATACATCCTAGAGGAATTAATCTAAGCACTGATCGTAAGTAGAGTCTGCCCACACATAGAGTTTTGGAAGGAACTACAAGCTGAAGAGTGAACATGATTAGCTCATTCCTTTAAAATGTTCAAAGGGCATCTGTAGATAGAGATTTCCACAGTTGTCTTAAAAAATGCAAGCTTAAAAGCCTCAACCAACACCCCTCAAAGATTGAGAACAAATAGAGGTTTAGAGAAAAGATAATGGGGGCGGATAGAAAAGCTTCAAGAGTAGCGCAGAGGAGGCTATAAAGAATCTTGCTCTACTTATCTGGTATATAGCGACTATACCCTCTTAGTCACTCCAATCGAACACATCGATACAATGTCTGACAATGTAGGTATATTCTTGCGGCCTGAACATTAGGCACCACACAAATTAGTGTCGAACTCTAAAGAATGCAATTGAAGACCACATCGGACGAGGGTATTTGAGAGAATTCTTGAATAAACCATGCCTTGCTAGGCAACAGACTGGAAAATTAAAGAGTGGGAAGAGCCTCATGAAGAGGTTATTGAAATCCAAACGATATTAATAGGACCACATATTGGAGGCACATCCAAACATCCAATAACCTATTTCTTATGTTCAGGAAAGTTGCCCTACTGGTATAACCATATACTTTGGTCGAACAACTTTCAGAGATTAAGTGTCCATTTAGCATAGTTTATGATTTTTGGATTAtgattataagaataaataattttgtaaaggaaaccttttttataaataaatatcatgtAAAGGAAACCTTGTAAGtactaaattattttagatagtttgattttaatttcaatgaaCATCATCCTAATAAAGGTCTTTAAATTAGTAATCTTATGTTTGTTTGCTCTTcgataattaattatgatttattaatactaagaaacttcattttatataaaccttAAGTCTTTTACTGCTATTATTGGCATGCTATTATCCTGGACTAAACAGAAGAACTTACGACGATAACTTGCAGGTTGTTAAGTGAGGTTGTTTGAAATCTCTATCACGTGTTGAAATTGTATTCCCGGTCTTTATCTTGTTTTTGGAAAAAACCTATCTAGATTATCGATCGATAATCGGAAAATGTATAATGAAGTGgagattattttttctctttcatcatcttctttgaGGCTATTCGAAGCCATGTTTTCATATGAAGTTCTTTCTTGGGACaggtttttataaatttgcataaaatgaaattcacccaaacaagaaaaagaactGGATCTCTATTGAAATTATAACTACTACTTGGATCTAATTCATAACATTGCTATGCATCAATTGCTGGcaacaacaagaaaaaattaactctcaaataaatgaatttatatgCTTGTtcacagtaaaaaaaaattagtttgatgtATTCTGCTGACAATAAGgtactcaaaattttataatatttaatatagtaCAGGTTTTGGGTAGAAACCGAAACCTATAAGTTTAGATTCTATCTAGAACCAAATTATAGATTTCAAGTTTCAATTCTTATTTTTAGGAACCCGTTAGTTCCGGTTTTTATTCTGGTTCCTCAAAATTTCATAAGATACCCGAACCCGTTTACCGATAGTAAATTCTACAAATACATTGTATATAACATAACCCATGCAATCTTCAAACAAATTTAGTGATACTTTTCCTTCTTCCTAAAGCAAATCAACCATGCCACCCAAAGTTAATACACAACTCAACTGATCAAAAGTATTCAAACTGAGTTGTTCAAAATGAAAGAATCAAGCCTCaactagaagaaaaaaaaatcttatgaaaTGGTTGAAAGATACTCATGGTCTTAGATTATCAAAAGCAACATCTAAGACATTTAAATGATCAACCAACTTCCTCATAAAGAATATTGTTGAACCTAAATGCAGAGTGTTCAAAGATGGTAAAGTAACCATCAATGGAGTTTGTCCCCTGTGAATGGTTTGTACGTCATTAAGAACATGCCAATATGAGTGGTGAAATGCTAAAATAGAAAggaaatatttttctaatgaaaCTCTATCTTGAAGCTATctcatttgaaatttcaaaatcgATGATTGGAAAAGTTCAAATAATGACACACATTTCAATCCTTCTACTATTTTGAGAAAGGTGGTTCAGTTTGAGAAAATTGAAGCTATTTTACCATTAATAACAGATGAATTAGGCTCAAAAGGATATTATGGATGAAATTGACTTATTTTATTGCATGCAAGTCTATATCTCTCTTGCAACAATGCAGTTGAGGGGTCAAAAGCTAAATAAAGAGATGTTTACAACAATTGTTATTTGTTGTAATAGTGATTGATTTGACAAACCTTCGTTTTGGATCATTAGTAAGTTTCTTAATCCAAGATACCTTAAGAATGTTAACCATGATATCTCAACTATATACAAGTATTGAGCAAATTCAAATGCATGTGTGGCCTGTTTGTTTTTTATGGAATGACTTAAGTGGTTTGATAGATGTTCGAATAGAATTGTCTTCTTTATCATGGATAATTGTACAGTAGATGGCAAAAGAGAGAATCTCTCCCCACTTCATCATGCTATTATTTTGTTCCTACCACTAAATAATAATTCCAAAGATCCATGCTATTAGGGTAAATGCCCTATAACCAATcacatttgacatttgtaattgtcattttatattattattgataaaaagatttattattattcaattcatatgtatattaattatataatcgcATCAATAATATACATTTAGAATAGTAGAACTGTAATAAGGAGATCAGATaactaattataaaaactttatacACACATTAAGTAGTCATTTTAAAAATGTTCGTAATCCCGACATTACTATGACCAAGGGCATTAgtaatgataatgagattatcatagtgttaagcaaCTCCATCGAAATATGACAACAATTCTCATGTGTTGAGACTGTTTATAGATAGGTTGGAACAACACATGAGTGTGTATTGTGAACATTTTCATTGAATTGACCTAAttaaaggatatccatatgaataTTTGCTCCaatttttatggaataaattatctaaacaatgtaagtgcatgtgatcctttgacttaaggttgttAGACCGTCTTGTGTAAAGGCCAATGTGGTTTGACATTATCTTACGTACTATCGTAATTGGGATAACCATAAAAGATAGTAATTGATCATATCATGAGGTACATAAAAGCTATAATTGATTAGTAAAAATTTTGTCACTCCTAAATAGAGGAGAAAATatttcacatgagaatactgaaagacattcatgactgcttgaatTTGTGACCATAGTGGAATTAGGTCGTAGCCTGATCCATactagtcattgatgtgtatcagttcatatcgATGAGCTACTAAGATAGATACACTTTTATGTCTCACCCTCGagagatattaattaacaaaaggGTTGAATTGCATGTAATAGTAATGTTGTAAAGGCTTAAAATATGTCTATTGACACTTTATGGACTAGGTGGTTATAATGTCTTGCTAAAGatcaatcttggtctgtgttcATATTTAACCCGAATTTAGAAATTATCAactcaatagagagcttataaaTCTCACACATATAAAAGTTGATTTAAACTCAGAGGTGAGAACTATTTAGTAATAATCGAGTGTTTAGGGATAAGGGTGAGACCACAAATAGACTGGGCTTTTTGTTGACCATGCGTCATCGTGAGGAATGGAAAGTCCATTCCATGTTAAGGACCTGGCCGTTCAAGTTGTCAAGACACTATATAAGGATgcttttcaagaaaaaaatatatgcacttttattttactaaaaccCTAGTTGCCCTTTCTCCTTTCACATAGGCATTCAATCACAGAACCCTATCAACCTCTTGTGATTGAACAAGCCTCTAGAGTTTGTATTTCGCATGGATACCAAGACATCACATCCCAGGGTGGTAGTGTTATTCTTTAGCCACATAAAGAACGAATGAGCTATCTAACATAGGTATAATTTTGTAAACACCTTATGTGTCTGTCAATGCATGTGCATGAAATATATGTATAACATGGGTATCCTAACTTAGGTTTTTGTTATtctatgattttaaaatttttaatacactaCTAGTTACCGACGCACCATAAACATAACACAtggatcattaaaaattttaaggttattATCGTTAACACCTTTAAAAATGGATATAAGGTTGTGTCTTGGAATTACTAGAAAGTGTATGATTGTTCCTCTCTTTTTCTCAATAATCAAGAGTAATACAACCTTTTGAACAtctcaataataattttccttagcccaaaagacttattcccacctaaggtttagtacATTGGTAAATTGATATCTGCAACTTTTCAAAAGTCTAAATGTCCATCTATCAATTGTTAAAGTTAATCAAATATGTTAGTACCAAAAGTATAATTGTCATGTAACTagtaaactttaaaaaagtaaaattttatctcattttcccacCTTAGTTTTATAAACTCACAGTTTTCCCCCattctaagttttgaaaagttgcaAGTTCCCCtcctaaggtttatttttctttcctacATTTTTCAGCCATGAAATCTTTCTGGTGTGGTTTCATCATGCACAAAGATGAAAAGCCAATTTGTCTTCATGCATAACAACTCTTTAATTCAACGAAAAGTCAATTCGTTGTCATGAGTTGACAGTAGACTAAGTGTCGATGAGAAGATCCCTCCCATCTCATGCACAACGCGATGTTATCAATCATCGAAGGAGAGGTCAATGATGACACAAAATCGGTCAATTTTTGTGTGGTTtccacattaaaaaaaaaaaaaccattggAGAAAAAGAGGGTACTGAGATAATACACTGGAGTAAATCGTTGAAAAAAACAGTcgttgaaaaaagaaaaaatacattttgTGGGGATGTAATTGTAATGTTCTAAAATTTGAGGGGGGCAAttgttattgataaaatatgaaaaccttatATGGTAggagaaaaaagtaaattaaaagaaaattgtcagttttcaaatttaagatagaaaaaaaataaaattttatatttttttaatattactagttaaatatatttttactttataactaacaaaaaattttaacataagttgGATATTGAGTGAGTATTTACATTTTCGAAAAGCTATAAATATCCTAATCTTTAAGAGAGGATAAGTCTTTTTGGCCGTACAAATGAACTCTAAGTAGACTTATATGAAAAAAAGAGCATATTAGAATAGAGTTTATTGTATACGTGGATTTTTGGGGAAATATTTGATAGTTCTTtggttagaaaaatataggagtCTTCTAACATTAATTCACTTAAGGTAGTTTTAACACAAGGATATGTCAAAGGGAGCTTATgggatgaaaaaattatttatttaaaataatttaataagcaCTTTTGAGATGTaaccaaataatttaaagaaaggTTCAAAAACACTTATAACATTAATTAAGCTTTTTTCACTGAGATAAATCTAACCAAACAAACTTTTAATGTATCattaacttaattatttatctatttataatagagtaatattatatgtatttatttttaatatacaaatatatatatacatatatagtttcttttatttaatacatgtttaatataagatatttttttattatttatataatttaaaaatcggTTTAGTTCGAGTAATTGGTTTTCAAATTCTAATATACCAAAAACCGAACTGAAATTTTGGTTTACATAATATTCAACTCGATAACCAAACCGGTTTTATAGTTATCCTATTTTTTGGATTGGTCTACGGTTAGGATACcggtttagtttggttttcgaataattttgaacaccctaAAATACTCCTGGAAATTTTTAAAGATCCTTCTAAACATACTtttaagaaatagaaaaaattctagaagttattaaaaaaaaaaaaaactctcttAGAGCTAAACTTGATAATTTATGTCATCGGATTGTATTTATATCATGCCAATTTGTGTTCAGATCAAAGACCCTCAACCTTaattttactcaaattaaaattgtactGAAATCTTTCAactttaactcaatttaaactaTGTTTGGGTTGAGCTAACAAAACCGAGCTCAACCCAAAATTGTCCACCTTTTCCATTCTTttgattgtttatattattttaatttttttcccaaattacACAAATCTACTATTAACAAGATATGCAACATaacattttgatttttcataaaTGCCCTAAAAATTACATACCAAAACTTATTagaatttatcaataattttagtTACCAAATCTCATAACTATTgcactaaaataaaataaaaattttaaatgaatataaaaaaaatcatagtaaCTACAACTATATGGAAATATAtctatatgtaatatataaggATTTCAACTAATATTGATATATGTCCTttaacattttttcaatttgctCCTAAGAAATCttccaataataatatttttctaaatatttgaataattcagATTGATTTCGTATTAGTCTAGATATAAtatgatttagttttaaatcaTATTGGgttgatataaattaaattttttgtaaaaatattcaatgataataacaatattatatatactcattttaaatatataaatacatatatacttaTGTCTATTAGtacgtaattaaatattactatatttttaaatcaaaattatttaatcatataataatatatattaaatatatatatataattatatacttttaagtgagtataaatacttttttccGTTTATGTAATTAATGAATTGTATTGAAATGGGGAAGTTTGGATAGAGAATTgttctaatataaaaaatagaagtgAGTTAGTTTAGACGAATTGATTGATGACATTATACGTTAAATGTGTCATTAAAATGGAGTGTTAACATAAGCCAGAGGATAAGTAAATTCGTAtcaactcaattttaattatctgTTCGTTTCCAAGACATGCAATAACGTCCCTGCAACATTTTCAGCAAGAAATTTATGGGAGGCTGAATCTCTGCCAGGTCAAAATTCTAACCTGAAACCTATAAACAAAGATTCAAAGGGATTCAGAAGCTACAGATACAGAAGAACCCACATTGAAATTGCTCCTGCGTGCTTGTGGGTGGCCATGCAGTCGACAGTGAAAGTACTCCTTAATATCTTCATAAATAAGGGCACCTACTTTACCTCAACTCAAGCACCATTGCCAATGTAATGGGAATCAGTTCAGTTGGCAGCTTCTTCCCTTCAGCAGCAGAAAATGAggaagaaactgaaattcagatTTTATTGGTTCAAAGCATGAAGGACGGAAATGGCGATCAGATTGGATTACAGTTAGATTACTTTATCTGCATGTTTCTTTAACAATTCCAAACATTTGAAGCTCTATAATGCATGTTAGTTTTAGGGACCATACTGTCCATACATGAAACAATATCCGGTTAAATTGATAGACGGAAGAATCTCTGGGGTTTGTTATGTActtttattctatataaatataatattcatgTGTGAcgttacaatttatttataggcCAAATTAttttgtcccacccaaggtttgatgcaaacccatTTCCCAACTACtaactatcaaaaatctaaatattcactcGTCATTCAATTTCACTGTTATTATTACgagtgaaattgttatttatcaaaatttattatatttttctcccaagttataaaactaacaaattttttcttacCAAAAGTTTGCAAAATTAACACATTCAGCCACCACTGCTGGCAAGCAAAGACAGCTCCCCCCACCTCCCCCTAGCTTCTCTCTTAGTCCCACTCCATTTCTAATAGTCACCAACTGAGAAAACCTTTTTTCATCAGTCTCTTTTCTCAGTTAGTAAATGCTGAAAATGGAGCAGGATTGAGAGAAAAGCTGGGAGGGAGGGAGAATGTTGTTGTTGCTAGTAGTGGTGATTGAAAAAACCCtagagaaaaatattgatttttcaaattttatatgagaaaaaatttgttagtttttaaacttgtgagaggagaaaaatgtgataaatttttaatttttttaaatattttaataaataataattttatccctgataataatgataaaatttaacagaagtgtggatatttaaatttttaataattagcaAGTAGAAAGTGAAGATTgtaacaaaccttgggtgggacatagtgatttggccttatttatattataatatgttacaTATAGGTTCAATCTAACGttatatagaaagaaaaaattgcatGCACCGTCGGCTTCGGAAatctatatattattacaaaataaataccaTTGGCTTCCTATTGTTCATGCACTTGGTTTCAatcttaattaaatacaattaaaGTTGAAGCTTAAGCCTATATATAGAGGGAGCCAACCAACTTAATGTTTAAGGGGCGTGCATGCACAGTGATGGTGATCAGGagacaattaattaattacaattaatgCTAGCTGTATCTATAGGTCTGCTAGTAAAAGTGTTTGGTTGAATAATTTGAGGCATCTTCTGCTAGCCCACATAACCCTAGCTTAATCAATCAACCTACAAATAAATGTTATAAGCTTTGAGAGCAAAAACCcgaattatttatgtttaatttatattttaaatatattatttaaattttttaaagtaaaatatattaaatacgtattttatatgtttctcgtattaaatatatatatatattttttgatatttttctttttttataattttttaaaatataaaaatgtctcttatatttttttattaattatcataatatcataattatataaaataaaaaacttaatttttttgtcattcaaatctTTAATCtgtcttgataattttttatgataattgaatcttgattatatattatgttatattaggtttaataattaattaaatattttacatttaaattgttaactagaatatttatgaaaagtcttaaaattataattgatattatcgtatttttatattagtattattgACGATGTTTCATATTAAActcacata
This is a stretch of genomic DNA from Mangifera indica cultivar Alphonso chromosome 11, CATAS_Mindica_2.1, whole genome shotgun sequence. It encodes these proteins:
- the LOC123228927 gene encoding uncharacterized protein LOC123228927 yields the protein MSLACLVCHNVESPSHSFRSYSVSSSDNEGRCLAIANCLARKALPAPRSASSIGSSSKVTPQPCIQGSMGMEGTPRLVRSCAVRRDIVRDWNFDELATDR